A single Leptolyngbya ohadii IS1 DNA region contains:
- a CDS encoding class I SAM-dependent methyltransferase, translated as MATILRDLSYRYQWLYDVISSLAALTVGGEARFRQLALEGLTIDPEMRILDLCCGSGQATRYLVQRSNHVTGLDASPLSIRRSQKNVPRAEFVEGWAEAMPFDANQFDLVHTSAALHEMKPEQRRQILREVNRVLKPGGVFTLIDFHQPTNPIFTPGLYGFFWLFETETAWQLLNTDLTQELAAAGFVNSRQTLLAGGSLQRIQAFKINQEDECKIPQNTSVPTAESQT; from the coding sequence GTGGCAACCATTCTTCGTGATTTAAGCTACCGCTATCAGTGGCTTTACGACGTCATCAGCAGTCTGGCGGCGTTGACCGTGGGCGGCGAGGCACGATTTCGGCAGTTGGCGCTAGAAGGGCTGACGATCGATCCCGAAATGCGGATTCTCGATCTGTGCTGCGGCAGCGGGCAGGCAACTCGCTATCTTGTCCAGAGATCAAACCATGTGACAGGTCTGGATGCGTCTCCTCTATCGATCCGGCGATCGCAAAAAAATGTGCCCCGGGCGGAATTTGTGGAAGGATGGGCAGAAGCGATGCCCTTTGATGCTAATCAGTTTGACCTGGTGCATACGAGCGCAGCCCTACACGAAATGAAGCCGGAGCAGCGCCGCCAAATTCTGCGGGAAGTGAATCGCGTCCTCAAGCCCGGGGGCGTTTTTACGCTAATTGACTTCCATCAGCCCACCAATCCGATTTTTACACCGGGACTTTATGGTTTTTTCTGGCTATTTGAGACGGAAACGGCATGGCAACTGCTCAACACCGATTTAACCCAGGAATTAGCAGCGGCGGGCTTTGTGAATTCTCGGCAAACCCTGCTGGCAGGAGGCAGCCTACAGCGAATTCAGGCATTTAAGATAAACCAGGAGGACGAATGCAAAATACCGCAGAATACATCTGTGCCTACTGCGGAGAGCCAAACCTGA
- a CDS encoding site-specific integrase: protein MSDSSLNAFQQETEQSRGKDGGKETDAALEAIDSRIAQTNQRLKAAQMRLQIERRGTKLCLRGTLPPRPGSDRLRPYQQRVPLDLPATPSGLKQAEQQVKIIAAQLIQNNFDWRQFLPVAGGKRLNQMDLSEKLKAFERHFLEHLAKAGNPGSVRTTWEKTYAPYLRKLEATAQNHSQFTIAEAIYRTIQEIPADSRSRQVCCTAFNALAEFLDLELSIDLKTLAGTYSPSKTQMRRLPSDEEIIAGFEAIPNPAWRFVYGIMATYGLRNHEVFFCDYAALIQQEAEAVIEVLPTTKTGSHQVWPFYPEWVDRFNLHEIQLPSLNLDLNQTTLQRIGQQVATQFRRYQIPFSPYDLRHAWAVRTIHFGIPDTVAARMMGHSVAIHTRTYHRWITRRDQQQAVQSALERRKIPAQQGRIEE from the coding sequence ATGTCGGATTCGTCACTAAACGCATTCCAGCAAGAAACTGAGCAATCTCGCGGCAAGGACGGCGGCAAGGAAACCGACGCTGCGCTTGAGGCGATCGACTCTCGCATTGCCCAGACCAACCAGCGACTCAAGGCGGCTCAGATGCGGCTCCAGATTGAGCGGCGCGGCACAAAGCTTTGTTTACGAGGAACCCTGCCCCCCCGTCCGGGAAGCGATCGGCTTCGACCCTATCAACAGCGAGTTCCGCTCGACCTTCCTGCCACCCCATCGGGACTGAAGCAGGCAGAACAGCAGGTCAAAATCATTGCAGCTCAGCTAATTCAGAATAACTTTGACTGGCGGCAATTTTTGCCTGTCGCAGGGGGGAAACGGCTCAATCAGATGGATCTCTCCGAAAAGCTGAAGGCATTTGAGCGACATTTCCTAGAGCATCTGGCAAAGGCAGGCAATCCAGGATCGGTGCGAACCACCTGGGAAAAGACCTATGCGCCCTATCTGCGAAAGCTAGAAGCCACGGCACAGAACCATTCCCAGTTCACGATCGCCGAAGCCATCTACAGAACCATTCAAGAGATTCCGGCGGATTCGCGCAGTCGGCAGGTTTGCTGTACCGCGTTTAATGCCCTGGCAGAATTCCTCGACCTAGAGCTGTCGATCGACCTGAAAACCTTGGCGGGAACCTATAGCCCCAGCAAAACCCAGATGCGCCGCTTGCCCTCCGACGAGGAGATTATTGCGGGGTTTGAGGCAATCCCAAATCCGGCGTGGCGGTTTGTCTACGGCATTATGGCAACCTACGGGCTGCGTAACCACGAGGTCTTTTTCTGCGACTATGCGGCACTGATCCAGCAAGAAGCAGAAGCGGTGATCGAAGTGCTGCCCACCACCAAAACGGGAAGCCATCAGGTCTGGCCCTTCTACCCGGAGTGGGTCGATCGCTTCAACCTACATGAAATTCAGCTTCCATCCCTGAATCTCGATCTGAATCAGACCACCCTTCAGCGGATTGGTCAGCAAGTGGCAACCCAGTTTCGCCGCTACCAGATTCCCTTTTCGCCCTACGATTTGCGCCACGCCTGGGCAGTCCGCACGATTCACTTTGGTATTCCCGATACAGTCGCCGCCCGCATGATGGGACACTCGGTGGCGATTCATACCCGTACCTACCACCGCTGGATTACCCGTCGCGATCAGCAGCAAGCGGTTCAATCTGCCCTAGAACGACGCAAAATACCTGCTCAGCAGGGGAGAATAGAAGAATAA
- the hemH gene encoding ferrochelatase, with the protein MGRVGVLLLNLGGPDQLEDVRPFLFNLFSDPEIIRLPFPWLQKPLAWLISSSRAKKSQENYKEIGGGSPLRRITEEQAEALQDVLKQRGQDAQIYIGMRYWHPFTEEAVARIKRDGIDRLVILPLYPQFSISTSGSSFRLLEQLWKEDPSLSQIDYTVIPSWYKRPGYLKAMADLIAKELDQLEHPDQGHIFFSAHGVPVSYVEEAGDPYQQEIEECVELIMRTLNRPNPHTLAYQSRVGPVEWLKPYTEEAIEDLAKQDVETLVVVPISFVSEHIETLQEIDIEYREVAEEAGIEHFHRVPALNTHPVFIDDLADLVIASMNSPSLKLAEVTQMKKKVKMYPQERWEWGMTTTAEVWNGRIAMLGFLALLIELISGHGPLHFVGLL; encoded by the coding sequence ATGGGTCGTGTTGGCGTTCTACTACTCAATCTGGGCGGACCGGATCAGCTAGAGGATGTCCGTCCCTTCCTGTTTAACCTGTTTTCCGATCCAGAGATCATTCGTCTGCCCTTTCCCTGGCTGCAAAAACCGCTGGCATGGCTAATTTCTTCCAGTCGTGCGAAAAAATCTCAAGAAAACTATAAGGAAATTGGGGGCGGTTCTCCCCTGCGTCGCATCACCGAAGAACAGGCAGAGGCTCTACAGGATGTCCTGAAGCAGCGAGGACAGGATGCCCAAATTTACATTGGAATGCGCTACTGGCACCCCTTTACTGAGGAAGCCGTTGCCCGGATCAAGCGAGATGGAATCGATCGCCTCGTCATTCTGCCCCTCTACCCACAATTTTCCATCAGCACTAGCGGATCGAGCTTCCGTTTGCTGGAGCAGCTTTGGAAAGAAGACCCGTCCCTGAGTCAGATCGACTACACGGTTATCCCCTCTTGGTATAAGCGCCCCGGCTACCTCAAGGCAATGGCAGACCTGATCGCCAAGGAACTGGATCAGCTTGAGCATCCCGACCAGGGACATATCTTCTTCAGTGCCCACGGGGTTCCGGTGAGCTACGTTGAAGAGGCAGGCGACCCCTACCAGCAGGAAATTGAGGAATGCGTTGAGCTAATCATGCGGACGCTGAATCGCCCCAATCCCCATACGCTGGCATATCAGAGTCGGGTGGGTCCGGTGGAATGGCTTAAGCCCTATACGGAAGAGGCGATCGAGGATCTGGCAAAGCAGGACGTTGAAACCCTGGTGGTTGTGCCAATCAGCTTTGTCTCGGAACACATTGAAACCCTGCAAGAAATTGATATTGAGTATCGCGAAGTTGCAGAGGAAGCCGGAATCGAGCATTTCCATCGCGTCCCTGCCCTGAATACCCATCCCGTCTTTATTGATGACCTCGCGGATCTGGTGATTGCTTCTATGAATTCGCCCAGTCTAAAGCTGGCGGAAGTCACCCAGATGAAGAAGAAGGTGAAGATGTACCCGCAGGAACGCTGGGAGTGGGGTATGACGACGACTGCTGAAGTGTGGAACGGCAGAATTGCAATGCTGGGATTTCTGGCGCTGCTGATTGAATTAATTAGCGGTCATGGTCCTTTGCATTTTGTGGGCTTGCTGTAG
- a CDS encoding glycerol acyltransferase — MSNFVTQAQPPLEFLPPQYDPLVRQITDLAAPFWTRWREQVVDIEADRVETLVKLYEEFQAGKVRFMMAFRHPSSNDPLCMLHLVSRSVPQTAKAMGVRLQRPVHSHFIYDRGIPIWAGSLVSWLYPRLGGTSIRRGKIDLPGLRAARQLFAEGRFPIAAAPEGATNGHNEIVSPIEPGVAQFGFWCAEDLQKAGRSEQVVILPIGIQYHYVAEPWEAIDRLMTELEADCGLSGEVDAQIITLPDPSGLTPAQERLYRRLVRLGEHLLTLMEQFYTKFYHRELKAPTTLESATGIIPALSLHEASDPANTRLAMRLQTLLNTALSVAEEFFKVAPKGTLTDRCRRLEQAGWDWIYREDIKGVEQLPPVERGLADRVAEESDLRLWHMRLVETFVSVTGRYVIEKPTAERFAEMLLLVWDTVERLKGNIPFPRPHLGKQKAFVTVGDPISVSDRWSNYQTNRRLAVSTLTQDIQDALEKMIVHENV, encoded by the coding sequence TTGTCGAACTTCGTTACTCAGGCTCAGCCGCCGCTGGAGTTTCTGCCGCCGCAGTACGATCCCCTGGTGCGCCAAATTACTGATCTGGCTGCGCCCTTCTGGACACGCTGGCGGGAGCAGGTTGTAGACATCGAAGCCGATCGGGTCGAGACGCTGGTGAAGCTCTACGAAGAATTTCAGGCGGGCAAGGTGCGCTTTATGATGGCGTTCCGGCATCCCAGCTCCAACGATCCGCTCTGTATGCTGCATCTGGTATCGCGATCGGTGCCTCAGACGGCAAAGGCAATGGGCGTTCGGCTTCAACGTCCGGTTCACTCCCACTTTATCTACGATCGCGGTATTCCTATCTGGGCAGGTTCGCTGGTGTCCTGGCTGTATCCGCGTTTGGGCGGTACTTCAATTCGGCGCGGCAAAATTGATTTGCCCGGACTGCGAGCCGCTCGTCAGCTCTTTGCGGAAGGACGGTTTCCGATCGCTGCTGCCCCAGAGGGAGCCACCAACGGACACAACGAAATTGTTAGCCCGATCGAACCCGGTGTGGCGCAGTTTGGCTTCTGGTGCGCGGAAGATTTGCAGAAAGCCGGACGATCGGAGCAGGTGGTGATTTTGCCAATCGGCATCCAGTACCACTACGTCGCGGAACCCTGGGAGGCGATCGATCGCCTAATGACGGAACTGGAGGCGGACTGCGGACTTTCGGGTGAAGTGGATGCCCAGATTATTACCCTTCCCGATCCATCGGGACTGACTCCGGCGCAGGAGCGGCTGTATCGCAGACTGGTACGGCTAGGAGAACATCTGCTGACGCTGATGGAGCAGTTTTATACCAAGTTTTACCATCGCGAACTGAAAGCACCCACCACGCTAGAGTCTGCGACTGGCATAATTCCCGCCCTTAGCCTCCACGAAGCAAGCGACCCGGCAAATACCCGCCTGGCGATGCGGCTGCAAACCCTGCTGAATACTGCCCTATCTGTGGCTGAGGAATTCTTTAAGGTCGCTCCGAAAGGGACGCTGACCGATCGCTGTCGTCGATTGGAACAGGCGGGCTGGGACTGGATCTATCGGGAAGATATCAAAGGCGTTGAACAGCTTCCTCCGGTGGAACGGGGATTAGCCGATCGCGTTGCGGAGGAGTCCGACCTGCGGCTGTGGCATATGCGTCTAGTGGAAACCTTTGTCAGTGTGACGGGTCGCTATGTAATCGAAAAACCGACTGCCGAACGCTTTGCCGAAATGCTGCTGCTGGTCTGGGATACGGTGGAGCGTCTGAAAGGAAATATCCCGTTCCCACGTCCTCATCTGGGCAAACAAAAAGCTTTTGTCACGGTCGGCGATCCGATTTCGGTCAGCGATCGATGGTCTAACTATCAAACCAATCGCCGTTTAGCCGTGAGTACCCTGACGCAGGACATCCAGGATGCGCTGGAAAAAATGATTGTTCATGAGAATGTCTGA
- a CDS encoding class I SAM-dependent methyltransferase, translating to MLHPTQRTKLDETDDREFYSVPRFVTHVDENFIQQLTELYRERLKPDTRIFDMMSSWVSHLPDEIEFAHVEGHGLNGEELARNPRLDHYFVQNLNENQLFPLPDQSFDAVLNTVSVQYLQRPEAVFAEIYRVLKPGGIAIISFSNRMFYQKAIQAWRDGSEDDRVELVKSYFKAIPGFSEPEVVARQGSVPSFLQMLGIPGTDPFYAVIASRQ from the coding sequence ATGCTGCACCCCACCCAACGTACCAAGCTGGATGAGACGGACGATCGCGAGTTTTATAGCGTCCCCCGCTTTGTCACCCACGTCGATGAGAATTTTATCCAGCAGCTCACCGAGCTGTACCGGGAACGGCTGAAGCCTGACACGCGCATCTTTGACATGATGAGTAGCTGGGTGTCTCACCTGCCGGACGAAATAGAATTTGCCCACGTCGAAGGACACGGACTCAACGGCGAGGAGCTTGCCCGCAACCCGCGTCTGGATCACTACTTCGTCCAGAACCTCAACGAAAATCAGCTTTTCCCCCTCCCCGACCAGTCCTTCGATGCCGTGCTGAATACGGTCTCGGTACAGTATCTCCAGCGTCCCGAAGCCGTCTTTGCCGAAATTTATCGCGTTCTGAAACCGGGTGGTATTGCCATCATCAGCTTCTCCAACCGGATGTTCTATCAAAAGGCAATTCAGGCATGGCGTGACGGTTCGGAGGACGATCGCGTCGAGCTGGTCAAAAGCTACTTCAAAGCCATTCCTGGCTTCAGCGAACCCGAAGTAGTCGCTCGTCAGGGTAGCGTCCCCAGCTTCCTGCAAATGCTTGGCATTCCCGGCACCGACCCCTTTTACGCCGTCATCGCCTCCCGCCAATAG
- a CDS encoding MFS transporter — MTSLARKLQAQLPKLDRAVWILMLGRLLSQMGTGFVLFYAAVFFVNEVGLSATAVGIGIGSESISGVVGRVMGGLMSDSPKWGRRKTLLFSAVFSSIADIMLAVSYNFPTFLAANLLMGLGVGLYWPAMESAVADLTTIDQRNEAYALTRLSDNLGLALGVVFGGLLIGATGAFRLLFWIDGISFVVFSGIIYVAIQETLKVDRTTRQGRRGWATALRDYPLWIYVAVNILFTTYLSLMNTALPLYLTNFANFGRSAGQASGEANFTALSLLFAWYIVLAALFQLPIARWLNRFTRPQALIGSAICWAIGFLLVWFTGSLPGGTSLWAGLSVAVMALATIAYTPSASALVANMAPDSMRGVYLSINSLCWAVGYFIGPTVGGWAMGQSYEVAHHFWLVGIGSVGVAIVILLYLDRLLKNRVWH; from the coding sequence ATGACCTCACTCGCCCGTAAACTCCAAGCCCAGCTTCCCAAACTCGATCGCGCTGTCTGGATTTTGATGCTGGGACGGCTCCTATCTCAGATGGGAACAGGGTTTGTGCTGTTTTACGCAGCGGTCTTTTTTGTGAACGAGGTCGGTCTATCAGCGACGGCAGTGGGAATTGGCATCGGCAGCGAATCAATTTCTGGTGTGGTTGGACGAGTCATGGGTGGGTTAATGTCCGATTCTCCGAAATGGGGACGGCGCAAGACCCTGCTATTTTCGGCAGTCTTTTCCTCGATCGCCGATATCATGCTGGCGGTCAGCTATAACTTTCCGACCTTTCTGGCAGCGAATCTGCTCATGGGTCTGGGGGTGGGGCTGTATTGGCCCGCAATGGAGTCGGCGGTGGCGGACTTAACGACGATCGATCAGCGAAACGAGGCTTATGCGTTAACCCGCCTTTCGGACAATTTAGGCTTGGCGTTGGGCGTGGTGTTTGGTGGACTGCTGATTGGCGCAACGGGGGCATTCCGGCTGCTGTTCTGGATCGACGGCATCTCGTTTGTGGTGTTCTCTGGCATTATCTACGTTGCCATTCAAGAAACCCTGAAGGTCGATCGCACCACTCGCCAGGGTAGACGCGGCTGGGCAACGGCGCTGCGGGATTATCCGCTCTGGATCTATGTGGCAGTTAATATTCTGTTCACTACCTACCTGTCGCTGATGAATACGGCTCTGCCGCTCTACCTGACTAACTTTGCAAACTTTGGACGATCGGCGGGTCAGGCATCGGGCGAGGCAAATTTCACGGCTCTGAGTCTGCTGTTTGCCTGGTATATCGTGCTAGCGGCACTGTTTCAGCTTCCGATCGCTCGCTGGCTCAATCGCTTTACCCGTCCCCAAGCGCTTATCGGCTCGGCAATCTGCTGGGCGATCGGCTTTCTGCTGGTGTGGTTTACCGGCAGTCTACCGGGCGGAACGTCACTCTGGGCAGGATTAAGCGTTGCGGTAATGGCACTGGCAACGATCGCCTATACGCCTTCTGCTTCGGCACTGGTAGCCAATATGGCTCCGGACTCCATGCGAGGCGTTTATTTATCGATTAATTCGCTCTGCTGGGCGGTGGGTTATTTTATTGGCCCCACGGTGGGCGGCTGGGCAATGGGACAGTCCTACGAGGTTGCCCATCACTTCTGGCTGGTGGGGATTGGGAGCGTAGGGGTGGCGATCGTCATTCTGCTGTATCTCGATCGATTGCTCAAAAATCGAGTGTGGCACTAA
- a CDS encoding Uma2 family endonuclease — protein sequence MGVQIPLQKIDVPPGQQILLHKVSWEEFEAIVQELNDRPSLRLAYCDGMLEIMTPLPEHEYFKETIGDAIKDMAEALELDYESYGSTTWRQQAKQAGIEADNCFYFQNEAIVRGRIDLDLAQDPPPDLALEIDVTSKSLARFPIYLRLGIPELWCYDTGKLTIYRLQDQQYLEVQHSSIFPQLNIQALPQIIEENRALGRLALRRSIRAWVGKQMV from the coding sequence ATGGGTGTTCAAATTCCACTTCAGAAGATTGACGTTCCACCCGGACAGCAAATTTTGCTGCATAAGGTTAGCTGGGAAGAGTTTGAAGCCATCGTGCAGGAATTGAACGATCGCCCCTCCCTGAGGCTTGCCTATTGTGATGGAATGCTCGAAATCATGACCCCCTTGCCTGAACACGAGTACTTTAAGGAGACGATTGGGGATGCCATTAAAGACATGGCAGAAGCGCTAGAACTCGATTATGAAAGCTATGGCTCTACCACCTGGCGACAGCAAGCGAAACAGGCAGGCATAGAAGCAGACAACTGTTTTTACTTTCAGAATGAGGCGATCGTCCGGGGCAGAATTGACCTTGATCTGGCACAAGATCCACCCCCCGACCTGGCTTTAGAAATTGATGTCACAAGCAAATCTCTAGCGCGGTTTCCGATCTACCTGCGGCTAGGTATTCCTGAACTATGGTGCTATGACACGGGAAAGCTGACGATTTATCGGCTTCAGGATCAGCAGTACCTTGAAGTTCAGCACAGCAGCATCTTCCCTCAACTGAACATTCAAGCATTACCGCAGATCATTGAGGAAAATCGCGCTCTGGGACGACTGGCACTGCGGCGATCCATCCGAGCCTGGGTCGGGAAACAAATGGTGTAG
- a CDS encoding glycosyltransferase family 39 protein — MKRRSLPNSLQAWLRWLLIGALVLGIGFRFLNLDRKILWHDEVYTSMRASGYTRYEIDNSIFRDRFIPARNLQWYQQPKLNSTFADTIYSLAIEDPQHPPFYFVAARFWMMRFGNAIGTTRLLPVLLSLPALFFMYKLAIELFGSRLTAGIAAALLAMSPFDILFAQTNRQYSLLTTMVIGSSWLLLRAMRLPSWWNWGLYMMSLAIGLYTHPFFAFTIVAHGIYVLVIGKPVEETPVQETRLLPSAVSPAPPKTQENPAVTEDFNPANAIVHRAPEVNLPQEKLTLRRIIWRNLQTYTQFGMAVLEALLLFSPWIAVMYFNRDRALATTNWTQAPTDYLYLLKLWLLSFTSLFVDLDFGFNNPITYLVRIPFLLLAVAGMVLLWRTTKRKTWLFVLLNFAVPFLLLVGADLALGGKRSAVSRYLISSYPAIQLAVAYWFGVTLGQSLLWQNTIEQIRQIPRRWQKFLTRRSVWFGVLIGVLTASFISCSVSAMAETWWSKDLSYLNARVAQIINREAETSNPVIVSDIGDDYTNTGDLISLSFRLADNVRYYTVSDTPNLEPIAPEPNVILFRPSQKIRAAIEQQGWALQPFFQDGKLWQLKR; from the coding sequence TTGAAACGTCGTTCGCTTCCAAATTCGCTTCAGGCGTGGCTGCGGTGGCTGCTAATTGGCGCACTGGTTCTCGGAATTGGCTTTCGATTTTTGAACCTCGATCGCAAGATTCTCTGGCACGATGAAGTTTATACCTCCATGCGGGCATCGGGCTACACGCGCTACGAGATCGACAACAGCATCTTTCGCGATCGATTTATTCCCGCTCGCAATTTGCAGTGGTATCAGCAGCCGAAGCTGAACAGCACTTTTGCTGACACGATTTATTCTTTGGCGATCGAAGACCCGCAGCACCCCCCGTTTTACTTTGTGGCGGCTCGCTTCTGGATGATGCGATTCGGTAATGCGATCGGAACGACCCGACTATTACCTGTGCTCTTGAGTTTGCCTGCCCTGTTCTTCATGTACAAACTGGCGATCGAGCTATTTGGCTCCCGTCTTACGGCGGGAATCGCAGCGGCGCTGCTAGCAATGTCTCCGTTTGATATTCTGTTTGCCCAGACGAATCGGCAGTACAGCTTGCTCACCACGATGGTGATTGGCAGTAGTTGGCTGCTGCTGCGGGCAATGCGGCTTCCCTCCTGGTGGAACTGGGGACTGTATATGATGAGCCTGGCGATCGGGCTGTACACCCATCCGTTCTTTGCCTTCACGATCGTTGCTCACGGAATTTATGTGCTGGTGATTGGCAAACCCGTTGAGGAAACGCCAGTTCAGGAAACGCGATTGTTGCCGAGTGCTGTGTCTCCTGCTCCTCCAAAAACCCAAGAAAACCCTGCCGTTACAGAGGACTTTAACCCCGCTAATGCGATCGTCCACCGCGCTCCAGAGGTGAATTTACCCCAGGAAAAACTTACCCTGCGTCGCATAATTTGGCGGAATCTGCAAACCTACACGCAGTTTGGCATGGCAGTTCTGGAGGCGCTGCTGCTCTTTAGTCCCTGGATTGCAGTGATGTACTTCAACCGCGATCGGGCACTGGCGACGACCAACTGGACTCAGGCTCCGACAGACTACCTTTACCTTCTGAAGCTGTGGCTGCTCAGCTTTACTTCCCTGTTTGTTGATCTGGACTTTGGCTTTAATAATCCCATTACCTATCTGGTGAGAATTCCGTTTCTGCTGCTAGCTGTGGCGGGGATGGTGCTGCTCTGGCGTACCACGAAGCGTAAAACTTGGCTGTTTGTGCTGCTCAATTTTGCGGTGCCGTTTCTGCTGCTGGTTGGGGCTGATCTGGCACTGGGCGGAAAGCGATCGGCGGTGAGCCGCTATCTCATCTCGTCCTATCCGGCAATTCAGCTTGCGGTCGCCTACTGGTTTGGGGTCACGCTGGGTCAATCCCTTCTGTGGCAGAACACGATCGAACAGATTCGACAAATTCCGCGTCGGTGGCAGAAATTTCTTACCCGGCGATCGGTCTGGTTTGGTGTTTTGATCGGCGTATTGACCGCCAGTTTTATTTCTTGTAGCGTCAGCGCAATGGCGGAGACTTGGTGGAGTAAGGATTTGAGCTACCTGAATGCCAGGGTTGCTCAGATCATCAATCGCGAAGCAGAAACCAGCAATCCGGTCATTGTGAGCGACATCGGCGACGACTATACCAACACGGGCGATCTGATTTCGCTGAGCTTCCGTCTGGCAGACAACGTGCGCTACTACACCGTCAGCGATACGCCGAACCTGGAACCGATCGCACCCGAACCTAACGTGATTCTGTTTCGTCCATCCCAAAAAATACGGGCAGCGATCGAGCAACAGGGCTGGGCATTGCAGCCTTTCTTCCAGGACGGCAAACTCTGGCAGCTTAAGCGATAG
- a CDS encoding GNAT family N-acetyltransferase, protein MTRSTDQSDQLMESVQLALTNEDIQACFPVMVQLRPHLITEKSATAETADPEKIFIDRIRRQMNQGYQLAFIAAADRVVAVAGFRILENLAWGKFLYVDDLVTDTSDRSRGYGQLLLEWLVEYGRSHHCKQFHLDSGVQRYEAHRFYFRQRLSITSYHFALSLR, encoded by the coding sequence ATGACTCGATCTACTGATCAATCCGATCAATTGATGGAATCCGTTCAGCTTGCCCTCACTAATGAAGACATTCAGGCTTGCTTTCCTGTAATGGTGCAACTGCGTCCGCATTTAATCACTGAAAAATCAGCAACCGCCGAAACCGCTGACCCAGAGAAAATTTTTATCGATCGCATCCGGCGACAGATGAATCAGGGCTACCAGTTAGCGTTTATTGCTGCCGCAGATCGGGTCGTTGCTGTTGCCGGATTTCGCATTTTGGAAAACCTGGCGTGGGGAAAATTTTTGTACGTGGATGATCTGGTGACGGATACCAGCGATCGATCACGAGGGTACGGTCAGCTTCTCTTGGAGTGGCTGGTGGAATATGGGCGATCGCACCACTGCAAACAGTTCCATTTAGATTCGGGCGTGCAGCGATATGAGGCACATCGGTTCTATTTTCGGCAGCGGCTCAGCATTACCAGCTATCACTTCGCCCTCTCACTCCGATGA
- a CDS encoding DUF4346 domain-containing protein, producing MYIAPIPADDLTALDNKLSNRYIELDPAGYFIIYVDREAGLICAKHYTNTINDKGLACDPETGKPLPCNVKVERTHTVVYTGRTAKELCIKIFEETKPAPLTYLDHAAYLGREFVRAEMALLSGQDYVQD from the coding sequence ATGTACATTGCTCCCATTCCGGCAGACGATTTAACAGCCCTCGATAATAAACTTTCTAACCGCTACATCGAACTCGATCCGGCTGGATATTTCATCATCTATGTCGATCGCGAGGCTGGCTTAATCTGTGCCAAGCACTACACCAACACCATCAACGACAAAGGCTTAGCCTGCGACCCCGAAACGGGTAAACCCCTGCCCTGCAACGTCAAAGTCGAGCGTACCCACACGGTTGTATATACGGGCAGAACGGCAAAGGAACTCTGCATCAAAATCTTTGAAGAAACCAAGCCTGCCCCCCTCACCTACCTGGATCACGCCGCCTATTTGGGACGGGAATTCGTCCGGGCAGAAATGGCGTTGCTGAGCGGACAGGACTACGTTCAGGATTAA
- a CDS encoding 2TM domain-containing protein, translated as MPSPTPSPRYSPEDAQQILHLAIARQVEAEEVTRDQLLEIAAELNISPAELAMAEREWVAQRGEAVDRAAFDRHRQQRFRHRFGQFSIVSAFLLGLDFLTGGGIGWSLYFLFPWALGVSLDGWKTFQLQGESYEGAFKRWQQRRRIKTSVTRLLDRWLSA; from the coding sequence ATGCCCAGCCCAACGCCTAGCCCACGCTATAGCCCGGAAGACGCGCAGCAAATTCTGCATCTGGCGATCGCTCGTCAGGTTGAAGCCGAGGAAGTCACGCGCGACCAACTGCTTGAAATTGCGGCGGAGCTGAATATTTCGCCCGCAGAACTGGCAATGGCAGAACGGGAATGGGTAGCTCAGCGGGGAGAGGCGGTCGATCGGGCAGCCTTCGATCGACATCGGCAGCAGCGGTTTCGCCATCGTTTTGGGCAATTTTCTATTGTCAGCGCCTTTCTGTTGGGGCTTGATTTTCTCACAGGCGGCGGGATAGGCTGGTCGCTTTACTTTCTATTTCCCTGGGCGTTGGGCGTTTCCCTCGACGGATGGAAAACTTTTCAGCTTCAGGGGGAATCCTACGAAGGAGCGTTCAAACGGTGGCAGCAGCGGCGCAGAATTAAAACCTCTGTCACTCGACTGCTCGATCGCTGGCTAAGCGCTTAA
- a CDS encoding (2Fe-2S) ferredoxin domain-containing protein, producing the protein MQQPPLSANSSAKRRCVLICQHRSCMRQGAAAVLSAFQAAVPQGVLAVASDCMGQCASGPTVRVMPEGDWYCRIQEADVETIVTEHLESDRAVRRLLHPRFHPIED; encoded by the coding sequence GTGCAGCAGCCCCCCTTGTCGGCTAATTCATCTGCTAAACGTCGCTGTGTGCTGATCTGCCAGCATCGTTCTTGTATGCGTCAGGGTGCGGCTGCCGTATTGTCAGCATTCCAGGCGGCGGTTCCGCAGGGGGTACTCGCCGTTGCAAGTGACTGTATGGGACAATGTGCCTCCGGTCCTACCGTGCGAGTTATGCCGGAGGGCGACTGGTACTGCCGCATTCAGGAAGCGGACGTAGAAACGATCGTCACAGAACATTTAGAAAGCGATCGGGCAGTAAGACGTCTGCTGCACCCCCGCTTTCACCCAATAGAAGATTAG